TATACAAGCGACTCTATCTCAAAAATACCATCGTCATTAGGGTTTCGTTAGCATCCCTCAGTTAAGGGCAATAGGATGAGAATAATACATTTAACGGTGTAGGATGGATGAAACCCTAACggtgatggcatttctgggtTAAAGTCGCTTGTACGATGGCACTTTATGGAACTTGCAACCAAACAGGGGGAGAATTTCATATTTGCCATCTTCCCAGAATGCACATGCCCCAAAAGCCATTTTCCCCGATTTTCATGTCCATTTACCATCCGGGCCCACAAGTCAACCTCATCCATCACCTGGTCCCACATCTCATTTGTTCAAATGGAGGATGATGCTTACATGTGGGCTCGGATGAAAAATGGGTATGAAAATTTGGGAAAGTGGCATGGCATGTGCATTTTGTGAGGATATCAATTAGTAAATTCAACCACCAAAGGGGCCTAGGTcctttgttggtatttcttgaCGACATTACCAGAAATATTCATTCCCAGCAATGGTGCAGAAATAGTCCTagtatatttatggttacagaagtaatccgcaagcacacggatataccattgtagcattttacCCAGAAGTAtgccaaggtatcgtatttatttaataccGATGGAAGATTGTGAAAGAGAGAATCACActaatatatacacatatatatattacttgcCTTTATCAAAGTCTAGGCTGGGGTTAATTTAAtataagggtagagtgacatgAAGCGAAGCTTATAGATTTCCTCAGATAAATAATTCTAAGTAAGTAGAAGACGAGATAGAAAGAATTAATTTCCAATACTTTTAATATACACTCAACTTTATTCTGCATTTGCTAGTATACAATTATGTGGCCAATACCCCCTAATAGTGCCCTTCTGGTGTTTCAAGAGACCACCCCGggttgccgagtttcttacgaaAACCtatcatgaccatccaaccgggctaaatacggaggagtaccctcctcAGGAATTTGTCTTAGCaatatatactaacgtggaggaatacaTGTACTGAGTTGTCACCATCAGTAGCCCACCTCTACTATCCCACAACATATATTCCTAGATAATGATATTTACTAATTTAAGCACCATGCTTACATTAATAATTACTACTCTACACCTCCGCAGATGATATAGAGCAACCGATAAATCGGATATTAAACCCACACCATTGTGGTAGGCTGCCCACGCACTTATACTGACGCATATGTAAAGTAAGAGCATTACTCATACTAAGTAAAGTACCGAAAGTACCGAGAacatataaagaagagtatttcaTTAATTCGGAAAGTATTacagaagaaaatagaaaagctactagagccataccgaaACTCCTCCGGAAGCTCCGAGGACTCTGAGAACTATTCTATACTACTTCCACTTAGCACTAAAACTATTAAAATAAAGTATGAGAGGAAACTTGAGCTTGCTTGAGTGCGTTGAGAGAGTgaatgagctcctccttttataggacAATTATGACGGTTGTAGCCATGTGTAATGTCCATTTTGCCCCTGCAACCATCATTGAGAGAGCATCTGGAGCATCCACGTGGAGGGCTGAGTTGACTAGGCACcgccagggttcggccgaacctgggccggcccagcaggctTCCAGCTTCGGCAGggtggctgacaggtgggtccctaTGGTGGTTTTGGCAGTTAAAGCGGTTTCCGGACGGttacacctgacatgtgggccctccttATCCATTTGCTTGATTTGGAGTGAGGTTTCTTCACTTTCTCgttattttttttgataaatttctGCAATATATTATTCTCCAATTACAATTGGTACTATATTATTCTgaaataaatatgcattgcaagcatggctaattctccattattttagttatattgacggtcgaaaatTGTCCGTAGCGACCGTCAATATCCATccttagagcatcaccaacagtgcCCTTATACTATTCCTTAtcctattttttttggaattctGATGAAAAAATACCTCCAACAAATATCCTATCCCCGCATCCTTCGCTCTCTTCATTTGAGGAAGAGCGACGCCACACCTGCCGACCCCTTTTAGTTATATTGACGGCAGAAATTTGTTTGTAACAACCATCAAAATCCTTAAAGCACCACCAACAGTGCCCTTATACTATTCTTAAtcctaattttttttggaattctGATGAAAAAATGCCTCCAACAAATATCCTATCCCCGCATCCTTCGCTCTCTCCATTTGAGGAAGAATGACGCCACACCTACCGACCCCAATCTCTCTTTCCCGCGACTCTGTGCGAGAGAAGTTTTTTTCACTtcctattttcttttaaaatcccaataacATAATTTTTGTGTAGGTTATACACATTTTTGTTGGTGATTCTCTTGGAGGACTCATCCAAGGCTCCGAGCCTCGCGCGAGACGACCGCTCTCTCCATTTTTGTTCGGTCGACGTGGCAAGGATTCAAGGACCTAAATATGATTGGCTACAAGACCTAGCTAGGTTCATGCTATATAGTATAAAACAGCGAGGCAATGACATGTTCACCCCACAGTTTGTAAAAAAATGTAAATCACAAAGGGAGATGGAATCTAATCTCGGGTGGATGTCCACCCATTTTTTGGATGCCacctaaatgattatgaaaaaatttcaaaataaatataagataggttaatatgtaatatattatCTCACagacatgcaagttcaaattcgatttctataagttgtaacaaaaaataacaaattaaactctaacTAGCATACATATATTCAcaatcaaatttgttatttttgttacaacctgtaaagttgaatttgaacttgcatatttgtgagatgatatattacataataacctatcatgtcaattttttgaaaaaaatttcataactatttcgatgacatgcaagaaacgggtggacgtccacccgagtGTTTAAAACAGTTTACCAATCACAAAGTAAGTTTTCGCCTTACGAAAGCGTATCCCTCGCTATTTAATTCGGGATTTCCTGAAGTTAATCCAGTTGATTATTAATCCTAATCCGTCTCCATGTCTATGACAAAACGATAATGAAAAAGTACTCCGTAATAACTGCAAGTGACATAAAACATCTTAATTTGATGTTGAAAATTAAACTTACGAGCTGAACTGATTAATTACTACTAATCCGAGTAGGTAATTAGACTTGATGCCCGTATCGTCGTCGTCGAACCCAAACAACCAAATCCGTGTCGGATTATTCAAACTTCCCACGCACTCCCGCCCACCTCCATATAAACAGTACGGCACCCTCCACACATTACATATATGTTACGTACATGACAAACTTTTGGAAGAAAGGGGCGCGCGCACTCAAGCGTCTTGCCATGGCGATCGTCAAACGGCCAGCGCGACGAAAGCCTACCGCCTCGGCACACCGACAGTACCGCTACTGGGCACCACCAcatcctccggccgccgccttgccACCGCATTCTGCACCATCCCCACCAGCGTCGGCGGAGGCGCCCCTCGGCGATCCCATCGGCGGCCGGTACCAGCGGATGTCCAGGATAGGTTCCGGCACCTACGGCAATGTGTACCGCGCGGTGGAGATCAGTACCGGTAAGGTCGTCGCGGTGAAGTGCCTCCGGAGGAAGGACGACGATCCCGACGGGCtcgtgctcgccggcgaggtccgCGCCCTCGAGGCGTGCCGAGGACACCCGCACATCGTGCAGCTTATCGACCatggccgcggcgccggcgctgccACCGGGCAGGAGGACTACATCGTCATGGAGCTCGTGGGCCCCTCACTGGACCTCACCATCCGTCagcgcggcgacgacgccgccgcgaggcGGTACGCCGAGGGCGACGTGCGGCTGCTAATGCGGCAGCTCATCTCCGGCGTCAGGGGGATGCACGAGGTGGGGCTCATGCACCGCGACCTGAAGCCGGACAACGTGCTCGTCGACGGCAGCGGCAACCTCAAGATCTGCGACCTCGGGTTCGCGCGCACCATGACCAAGGACAAGGAGGAGTCCGCGCCGCCGTACTCGAACCCCATCGCCGCGCTGGCGTACCGCCCGCCGGAGGTCATCCTCGGGTCGACGACCTACGACGAGACGGTCGACTCGTGGGGTCTCGGCTGCATCATGGCggagctcctcgccggcgagcgcctGCTCGTCGGGACGACCGATGAGGAGTTGCTCGTCCGCATCGCGGACGTTCTTGGCATGGACGACATCAGCGGATGGAGTGGCTACGAGGACTGTATGATCCCGAAAATTTTAACCAAGATTAGACGGCGGCGCAGCCGTCTGCGCCAGATGTTCGCCTTACCCGGGAGGGGCGGTGGCCCCGGCCGTCGGCCGGAGTTATCCAAGGCCGGGTACCAGGTGTTGAGCGGTCTTCTCCGGTGCAGCCCGGAGAagaggatgacggcggcgcaagCCCTCCAGCACCGGTGGTTCGACGTGTGAGTTTGCCAAAATTTTATTGAGAGGCTTGCGGCCGTTCCGGTCGGTATAGTACTTCATCTGTGCTGAATGATCGAGAGCTTGTGTTGCAGATAGTTCATCTTCTGCAGTTCTGCTGACATAATCCTTTCCTGTACTGTAAATGTTTGCATTCATGAATCATCTGGACGTTAATTCAGATTCTTATATTGTATGTATGGATTCATGTCCTTTGTAATAGTTAATTCCATTGATTGTGTGTGCATTATGGCGGAAGCCTGGATGTAAACGTTTCTTATTGTTAAAAAAACGGAATTGCTAAAGCTCTGTCGACAGAAAATCCTACctcaaatcttgcaaattttggaTCACTAGATGTGCTTCACGATTCGTGCTCTTCTTCTCTAACTCCGGCGACCACCttttcttctccggcgccggcgaacccAAATTCCGGTAGAGGGTCGACGAATTAGGGTCCCGGGGTGGgggggcggggagggggagggggaagaggggggaGTTCGCCGGCTTTAGAGGGATAGCTGTGGGAGGCGGCagcccggcggtgggcggcggatcgggcgggcggcgaggcggcggtggcgccgccgaagccgcgggGCTGGAGGACTGCGGCGGGCCGGTGTAGGCGGCGGGGGCAAAGCGAAAAGagtggggaggaggcggccggtggtggcgccccgccgccggtgacggggAAGACGACGGACAGTTCGTCGCTGCCGGCTTGAGGcaaaggagaggagggagagggagggggaaggggagggggaaggggccGGCCGgggggcctcgccggcgccgttgacACCATtcggccagccggcgaggccgggcggcggcgcgctggggcggcggtggcggtggcggaggcgctgaggagcggcggcgcgtgaggaatcgggagaggagaggaatcgggagagagaggggagaggattTTCAGGGTTTGGTTgcctgcacgaatcttaaagcaatcGGGTGGtccaaaatttgcaagatttgtgAGGGGGTTTTCTGTCAAATGATCTATAGACAGTCCCATAtcattaactacacttagtcTGTGTTCGTGTACAGAGGTTGGGAACACATATGCCCTGTAcacggaaaacagagcggtTCATTAGCGCGTGTTTAagtaagtattagctattttttttaaaaaaaatagatcaatatgtttttaagcaactttcgtataaaaactttaaaaaaaaagtgcgacgtttagcagtttgaaaagcgtgcacgcggaatacgagagagaggggttgaGAACCTAGGGTTTTAAATACAAtcttagtggggatgaactatataagtatatataggattaaaatgctaaaaaaattgaaaccatTGCAAAGAACGAGAGAAAAATACGTATGTAACGCAGTGGTATGTGATTTGACCACGTCCACTAGATCCCGCTCCGTTGCAACGCAGTGGTATGAAAAGTACATACTCCATATAGTAGTTGTGGTTATATGCATAATTCATTAACTAGGAGTTCAAAACTATGAATGTCTGGCATTTTTCATGATGGGACAGAGAGGATACTTTCTTCAGCATCTTGAAAACTCCTTTCGTTTGCTAGATCAACTGAGATCAATTGAACTTTGAGGGCCACTTTgatcacaggaatgaaaaaaaagaaagaataagTAAAACATAGAATTCTAATtggaatacaagtgtaaaacagatgatcCCAAAACATGGGGAAAACATATGAATGACTATTTGATTGGGCCgcaaaaaaaacatagaaatttgaggagagataaagactcaaaggattctttccatgaggttctaccttatgttaaatttcctccaaaacttgcatagGAAGAGACATTCTATATGAATTTCATAGAATTCATTCCTTTTATttaaagggctatataggaaaaattcctatagaaattaaatcctttaaaattcctatgaattttatttgaagcaaaGGCGCCTAATTTCATTAGAATTACGATGATTTGGGTTTCGTATACATTCATACAAAGATCCCTGTATATGTGCTTATATAgatgtccaaattcatatggattttagtaaatttagataaagatgaaaataTTAAAACAACTTGTAAAATGAAACAGATAGATAGAGTAGGTGGTGAtgtatttagaaaaaaagaattattttaatttttagctAATGAATTCTTTTACCTGAATTAGgacaactaattttttttcttttaaaaactaGCAGCGGGTTCCTACGACATTATCCTTTTTTGTGTTTGGGTAGTAAAATAAGAGATTGAGATGTGGTTGGGAACTTAGGACAATATCCAAATTTATATGGATGttagttaatatagataaaggataaatatataaaatatcttataacatAAAACAGATAGATATAGAGTAGGTGGGATGtatttagacaaaaaaaaagatttattttcattttcagCTTATAAAATCTTTTAGCGGAATTAGAACaactaattgattttttttcttttaaaaactgTCAACGGGTCCCTACGACTATATTCCCTTGTTTGTATTTGGATAATAGGATAAGAGGTATCTATGTGATTGGAAACTTGAGATACTGTCCAAATTCATGTGGATCTTATTGAATTTAGATAAAGGACAACGATATCAAAACATCAAATAACGTGAAACATTTAGATAGAGTAGGTGGTGAtgtatttagaataaaaaagatTTCTTTTCATTTTAACTTATAAAATTGTTTAGCTGAATTAGAACAACTAATtgatttttccttttaaaaactCGCAGCGGGTCCCTATGACTATATCCCATGTTTGTATTTAGTTAATAGGATAAGAGTTAGAGATGTGATAGGAAACTTGAGATAGTGTCAAAATTCATATGGATCTTAGTGAATTTTTTAGATAAGAGATAAAGATATCAAAACATCTAATAATGTGAAACTGATAGATATAGTGGGTGGTGatgtatttagaaaaaaatatttgttttcattttcagTTTAT
This genomic window from Oryza sativa Japonica Group chromosome 12, ASM3414082v1 contains:
- the LOC107275642 gene encoding putative cyclin-dependent kinase F-2 gives rise to the protein MAIVKRPARRKPTASAHRQYRYWAPPHPPAAALPPHSAPSPPASAEAPLGDPIGGRYQRMSRIGSGTYGNVYRAVEISTGKVVAVKCLRRKDDDPDGLVLAGEVRALEACRGHPHIVQLIDHGRGAGAATGQEDYIVMELVGPSLDLTIRQRGDDAAARRYAEGDVRLLMRQLISGVRGMHEVGLMHRDLKPDNVLVDGSGNLKICDLGFARTMTKDKEESAPPYSNPIAALAYRPPEVILGSTTYDETVDSWGLGCIMAELLAGERLLVGTTDEELLVRIADVLGMDDISGWSGYEDCMIPKILTKIRRRRSRLRQMFALPGRGGGPGRRPELSKAGYQVLSGLLRCSPEKRMTAAQALQHRWFDV